Proteins encoded within one genomic window of Bos indicus x Bos taurus breed Angus x Brahman F1 hybrid chromosome 18, Bos_hybrid_MaternalHap_v2.0, whole genome shotgun sequence:
- the ETFB gene encoding electron transfer flavoprotein subunit beta: MAELRALVAVKRVIDFAVKIRVKPDKTGVVTDGVKHSMNPFCEIAVEEAVRLKEKKLVKEIIAVSCGPAQCQETIRTALAMGADRGIHVEVPAAEANHLGPLQVARVLAKLAEKEKVDLVLLGKQAIDDDCNQTGQMTAGFLDWPQGTFASQVTLEGDKIKVEREIDGGLETLRLKLPAVVTADLRLNEPRYATLPNIMKAKKKKIEVIKAGDLGVDLTSKLSVISVEDPPQRTAGVKVETTEDLVAKLKEIGRI, encoded by the exons ATCCGGGTGAAGCCCGACAAGACGGGTGTGGTCACGGATGGCGTGAAGCATTCCATGAACCCCTTCTGTGAGATCGCCGTGGAGGAGGCCGTGCGACTCAAGGAGAAGAAGTTGGTGAAGGAAATCATTGCCGTCAGCTGTGGGCCTGCCCAGTGCCAG GAGACAATCCGCACCGCTCTGGCCATGGGTGCAGACCGGGGCATCCACGTGGAGGTGCCTGCTGCAGAAGCGAAtcacctgggtcccctgcaggtGGCTCGGGTCCTGGCCAAGCTGgcagagaaggagaaggtggaCCTGGTGCTGCTGGGAAAGCAG GCCATCGATGATGATTGTAACCAAACAGGGCAGATGACAGCTGGATTTCTGGACTGGCCACAG GGCACATTCGCCTCCCAGGTGACACTGGAAGGGGACAAGATCAAAGTGGAACGGGAGATTGATGGGGGCCTGGAGACTCTGCGCCTGAAGCTGCCTGCTGTGGTGACCGCTGACCTGCGGCTCAATGAGCCCCGCTATGCAACGTTGCCCAATATCATG aaagccaagaagaagaaGATCGAGGTGATTAAGGCAGGGGACCTGGGCGTGGACCTGACCTCCAAGCTCTCCGTGATTAGCGTGGAAGACCCGCCCCAGCGCACAGCCGGTGTCAAGGTGGAGACCACAGAGGACCTGGTGGCCAAACTGAAGGAGATTGGGCGCATCTGA